The Vicia villosa cultivar HV-30 ecotype Madison, WI linkage group LG1, Vvil1.0, whole genome shotgun sequence genome includes a region encoding these proteins:
- the LOC131603290 gene encoding F-box/kelch-repeat protein At3g06240-like isoform X2 — translation MFLPHELIIEILLKLPVKSLLRFKSVYFEVKGSCRGFILICGSLNIYLWNPTTGVHKQIPLSPFGSKYGFNLDDVYFYGFGYDHSTEDYLVVFMSHHDYLQDSPLHLEYFSLKANTWKQVEALHFPYSSVVEPKGGCLYKGAIHWLAYRYDLQSDVIVAFDLVEKKLSHMHLPHPLQCGGLWLYGDYLSVYTKNDTDDEVEIWVMKEYKVNSSWTLVLTIDLSVCPNVAFSPLCCTKSGDIIGASERDRLVKYDKNGQFLELHSYPKYDLICKMTMYIDSLLLLPGDGDNKQA, via the exons ATGTTTCTTCCTCATGAATTGATTATCGAAATCTTACTGAAGTTACCGGTAAAGTCTCTTTTGCGTTTCAAGTCTGTTT ATTTTGAAGTTAAAGGGTCATGTAGAGGCTTCATACTTATCTGCGGTTCCTTAAACATCTATCTATGGAATCCAACCACTGGAGTTCATAAACAAATACCTTTATCTCCTTTTGGTTCCAAATATGGTTTCAATTTAGACGATGTTTATTTCTATGGTTTTGGGTACGACCATTCAACCGAAGATTACTTGGTTGTTTTCATGTCTCATCATGATTATTTACAAGATTCTCCATTACACTTGGAGTACTTTTCATTGAAAGCTAATACATGGAAACAAGTTGAGGCTCTTCACTTCCCTTATAGCTCTGTGGTTGAGCCCAAAGGTGGGTGTCTCTATAAGGGAGCTATTCATTGGTTGGCTTATCGTTATGATTTACAAAGTGATGTTATCGTTGCATTTGATTTAGTGGAAAAGAAACTTTCACATATGCATTTGCCACATCCTTTGCAATGTGGTGGTTTGTGGCTATATGGAGATTATCTCAGCGTATATACTAAGAATGATACTGATGATGAAGTTGAAATATGGGTGATGAAAGAATACAAAGTGAACTCCTCTTGGACTCTTGTTCTTACTATTGATCTCAGCGTTTGTCCAAATGTGGCCTTTTCTCCATTGTGCTGTACAAAAAGTGGTGATATAATTGGGGCAAGTGAACGCGATAGATTGGTGAAGTATGATAAAAATGGACAATTTCTCGAGCTACATTCTTATCCTAAATACGATCTTATATGCAAAATGACTATGTATATAGATTCTCTGCTTTTACTCCCTGGTGATGGTGATAACAAGCAAGCTTGA
- the LOC131603290 gene encoding F-box/kelch-repeat protein At3g06240-like isoform X1 — protein sequence MFLPHELIIEILLKLPVKSLLRFKSVLDFTDFEVKGSCRGFILICGSLNIYLWNPTTGVHKQIPLSPFGSKYGFNLDDVYFYGFGYDHSTEDYLVVFMSHHDYLQDSPLHLEYFSLKANTWKQVEALHFPYSSVVEPKGGCLYKGAIHWLAYRYDLQSDVIVAFDLVEKKLSHMHLPHPLQCGGLWLYGDYLSVYTKNDTDDEVEIWVMKEYKVNSSWTLVLTIDLSVCPNVAFSPLCCTKSGDIIGASERDRLVKYDKNGQFLELHSYPKYDLICKMTMYIDSLLLLPGDGDNKQA from the exons ATGTTTCTTCCTCATGAATTGATTATCGAAATCTTACTGAAGTTACCGGTAAAGTCTCTTTTGCGTTTCAAGTCTGTTT TGGATTTTACAGATTTTGAAGTTAAAGGGTCATGTAGAGGCTTCATACTTATCTGCGGTTCCTTAAACATCTATCTATGGAATCCAACCACTGGAGTTCATAAACAAATACCTTTATCTCCTTTTGGTTCCAAATATGGTTTCAATTTAGACGATGTTTATTTCTATGGTTTTGGGTACGACCATTCAACCGAAGATTACTTGGTTGTTTTCATGTCTCATCATGATTATTTACAAGATTCTCCATTACACTTGGAGTACTTTTCATTGAAAGCTAATACATGGAAACAAGTTGAGGCTCTTCACTTCCCTTATAGCTCTGTGGTTGAGCCCAAAGGTGGGTGTCTCTATAAGGGAGCTATTCATTGGTTGGCTTATCGTTATGATTTACAAAGTGATGTTATCGTTGCATTTGATTTAGTGGAAAAGAAACTTTCACATATGCATTTGCCACATCCTTTGCAATGTGGTGGTTTGTGGCTATATGGAGATTATCTCAGCGTATATACTAAGAATGATACTGATGATGAAGTTGAAATATGGGTGATGAAAGAATACAAAGTGAACTCCTCTTGGACTCTTGTTCTTACTATTGATCTCAGCGTTTGTCCAAATGTGGCCTTTTCTCCATTGTGCTGTACAAAAAGTGGTGATATAATTGGGGCAAGTGAACGCGATAGATTGGTGAAGTATGATAAAAATGGACAATTTCTCGAGCTACATTCTTATCCTAAATACGATCTTATATGCAAAATGACTATGTATATAGATTCTCTGCTTTTACTCCCTGGTGATGGTGATAACAAGCAAGCTTGA
- the LOC131631898 gene encoding heavy metal-associated isoprenylated plant protein 19, whose amino-acid sequence MGKNKKVEQNKLIVVEFKVSMHCNACEKTVAKAISKCKGVEKFVTDMNQHMVVVTGRIDPKKVSKKLKKKTGKKVEILSNKDEESNTESDRLVIIPPFPFENDCCIETQDLMMFSDENPNACSIM is encoded by the exons ATGGGAAAGAACAAAAAAGTTGAACAAAACAAATTAATAGTAGTTGAATTCAAGGTCTCAATGCATTGCAACGCTTGTGAGAAAACTGTTGCAAAAGCCATCTCTAAGTGTAAAG gAGTGGAAAAGTTCGTTACTGACATGAACCAACACATGGTGGTGGTAACGGGTCGAATCGATCCGAAAAAAGTATCGAAGAAACTAAAAAAGAAGACAGGAAAAAAAGTGGAGATTCTTTCCAACAAGGACGAGGAATCAAACACTGAATCAGACAGACTGGTTATAATACCACCATTTCCCTTTGAAAATGATTGTTGTATAGAAACACAAGATTTGATGATGTTCAGTGATGAAAACCCAAATGCATGTTCAATAATGTAG
- the LOC131631891 gene encoding probable 1-deoxy-D-xylulose-5-phosphate synthase, chloroplastic, with translation MDLCTFPCPPFITPSHPKTTLSHSQPQRTLHFLSPSQNKLNQVQKKYAGTRVYASLSETGEYYSQRPPTPLLDTINYPIHMKNLSTKELKQLADELRSDVIFSVSRTGGHLGSSLGVVELTIALHYVFNTPQDKILWDVGHQSYPHKILTGRRDKMHTIRQTNGLAGFTKRSESEYDSFGTGHSSTTISAGLGMAVGRDLKGRKNDVVAVIGDGAMTAGQAYEAMNNAGYLDSDMIVILNDNKQVSLPTATLDGPAAPVGALSSALSRLQSNKPLRELREVAKGVTKRIGGPMHELAAKVDEYARGMISGSGSTLFEELGLYYIGPVDGHNIDDLVAILREVKSTNSTGPVLIHVVTEKGRGYPYAEKADDKYHGVAKFDPPTGKQFKAKAATQSYTTYFAEALIAEAKADKDIIAIHAAMGGGTGMNLFHRRFPTRCFDVGIAEQHAVTFAAGLACEGLKPFCAIYSSFLQRAYDQVVHDVDLQKLPVRFAMDRAGLVGSDGPTHSGTFDVTFMACLPNMVVMAPSDEAELCHMVATAAAIDDRPSCFRYPRGNGIGVELPNEYKGIPLEIGKGRILIEGERVALLGYGTAVQSCLAAASLVERHGLRLTVADARFCKPLDRSLIRSLAKSHEVLITVEEGSIGGFGSHVAQFMALDGLLDGKLKWRPVVLPDRYIDHGSPNDQLCMAGLTPSHIAATVFNILGQTREALEVMS, from the exons ATGGATCTCTGCACATTCCCATGTCCTCCTTTTATCACACCTTCTCATCCTAAAACAACACTTTCTCACTCTCAACCTCAACGGACTCTTCATTTTCTCTCTCCCTCCCAAAACAAACTCAACCAGGTGCAAAAAAAGTATGCTGGAACTAGAGTTTATGCTTCACTTTCAGAAACGGGTGAGTACTATTCACAAAGACCTCCAACTCCATTACTCGACACCATTAACTATCCAATTCACATGAAAAATCTCTCAACCAAG GAACTGAAACAACTTGCGGATGAGCTTCGTTCTGATGTTATTTTCAGTGTTTCAAGAACTGGAGGTCATTTAGGTTCAAGTTTAGGTGTTGTTGAACTCACTATTGCTCTTCACTATGTCTTTAATACTCCTCAGGACAAGATTCTGTGGGATGTTGGTCACCAG TCATACCCTCATAAGATACTCACTGGTAGAAGAGATAAGATGCATACTATTAGACAGACTAATGGATTGGCTGGATTTACTAAAAGATCTGAGAGTGAATATGATTCTTTTGGTACTGGTCATAGTTCAACTACTATTTCAGCTGGACTTG GAATGGCTGTTGGGAGAGATCTGAAGGGAAGAAAGAATGATGTAGTTGCGGTAATTGGTGATGGTGCTATGACAGCTGGTCAAGCTTATGAAGCTATGAACAATGCTGGATATCTTGATTCTGACATGATTGTTATTTTGAACGACAACAAACAAGTTTCGTTACCAACTGCTACTCTCGATGGACCTGCAGCACCTGTAGGAGCTTTGAGTAGTGCCCTTAGTCGGTTACAATCAAACAAACCTCTTAGAGAATTGAGAGAGGTTGCCAAG GGAGTAACAAAACGAATTGGAGGTCCTATGCATGAATTGGCTGCGAAAGTTGACGAGTATGCTCGTGGTATGATCAGTGGTTCTGGATCAACActttttgaagagcttggactctaCTATATTGGTCCTGTTGATGGTCATAACATTGATGATTTGGTTGCTATtctcagagaagtcaaaagtacTAATAGTACTGGTCCTGTATTGATCCATGTTGTCACCGAAAAAGGCCGCGGATATCCATACGCAGAGAAAGCGGATGACAAATACCATG GAGTTGCCAAGTTTGATCCACCAACTGGAAAGCAATTCAAAGCCAAGGCTGCCACGCAGTCTTATACAACATACTTTGCAGAGGCTTTGATTGCAGAAGCCAAAGCTGACAAAGACATTATCGCAATCCATGCTGCGATGGGAGGTGGAACTGGCATGAATCTCTTCCATCGCCGATTTCCAACAAGATGCTTTGATGTTGGGATAGCAGAACAACACGCCGTTACATTTGCTGCAGGTCTAGCTTGTGAAGGCCTTAAGCCTTTCTGTGCAATTTACTCGTCGTTCTTGCAAAGGGCCTATGATCAG GTGGTACATGATGTGGATTTACAGAAACTGCCAGTAAGATTTGCAATGGACAGGGCTGGATTAGTTGGTTCAGACGGTCCTACGCATAGCGGTACTTTCGATGTCACTTTTATGGCATGCCTCCCCAACATGGTGGTGATGGCTCCTTCTGATGAAGCAGAGCTTTGCCACATGGTTGCCACTGCAGCAGCCATTGACGATCGTCCCAGTTGTTTCCGATACCCGAGGGGAAATGGCATTGGAGTTGAACTCCCAAATGAGTACAAAGGCATTCCTCTTGAG ATTGGGAAAGGTAGGATACTAATTGAAGGTGAAAGAGTAGCCCTCTTGGGATACGGAACAGCCGTTCAGAGCTGTTTAGCCGCGGCTTCCTTAGTGGAACGTCATGGCCTGCGCTTAACCGTTGCCGATGCCCGTTTCTGCAAGCCATTGGATCGCTCCTTGATTCGCAGCCTGGCAAAATCACACGAGGTTTTGATCACAGTAGAAGAAGGATCAATTGGAGGATTTGGTTCTCATGTTGCTCAATTCATGGCACTTGATGGTCTTCTAGATGGAAAATTAAAG TGGAGGCCGGTGGTTCTTCCCGACCGTTACATCGACCACGGATCACCTAATGACCAATTGTGTATGGCTGGTCTTACACCTTCTCACATAGCAGCAACAGTGTTCAACATACTTGGCCAGACAAGAGAGGCATTAGAGGTCATGTCATAA